In Patescibacteria group bacterium, the following proteins share a genomic window:
- a CDS encoding thymidylate synthase encodes MNYYKDLLKAGDLKSPVVIISLWTICDEIVKDVDPSLFKIAGQLYTKNGLNYLVRNLLADKEIRYLVVCGQDRSGSGAELLNLWQTGKSQFLHKEITPSSIENLIKNVKLINLIGVEDGAVIEAEIRKLDLALGSYGEAEFFPEPANPALSELECSFPSDISGFKVRGATIAEAWLKTLKHILRFGDIKETDGMKMKEIVNLVAVIENEDPDNFNLPDWFNIDKKRIDEYVPQVLSGDKIPGLHYTYGNRLQGHFKVNQIERIIRRLKEDINAREAIGVLFDPNIDFEAEHRPCIVLVQALRNHFCLSFTAYVRSHDVFGGWPLNAFGLRKLQKQIADAAGVPMGPLTLISASAHIYDFNWNEALKMVNENLRNDFEIDPRGYFKIDIDKEKKEIITEHFTPEGLKLQKFTQTIDAPDAAKILARKIEETLSLSLISHASYLGIELMKAEAALRLGVPYIQDEILMIK; translated from the coding sequence ATGAACTACTACAAGGATCTTCTGAAAGCCGGCGACTTAAAATCACCGGTTGTTATTATTAGCTTGTGGACGATTTGCGATGAGATAGTCAAAGATGTCGACCCTTCCCTTTTTAAAATTGCCGGCCAGCTTTATACCAAAAACGGCCTGAATTATCTAGTGAGGAATCTATTGGCTGACAAAGAAATCAGGTATTTGGTTGTTTGCGGACAAGACCGATCCGGGTCTGGCGCTGAACTTCTGAATTTATGGCAGACAGGGAAAAGCCAGTTTCTGCATAAGGAAATCACGCCCTCCTCAATAGAAAATTTGATTAAAAACGTAAAATTAATTAACCTTATAGGAGTGGAAGATGGCGCGGTTATTGAAGCGGAAATCCGAAAGCTTGATCTAGCCTTGGGATCGTACGGCGAGGCGGAATTTTTTCCGGAACCGGCGAATCCGGCTTTGTCAGAACTTGAATGCTCTTTTCCGTCGGATATTTCCGGCTTTAAAGTCCGCGGCGCGACAATTGCCGAAGCCTGGCTTAAAACCCTAAAGCATATCCTGCGGTTTGGCGATATAAAAGAAACCGACGGGATGAAAATGAAAGAAATTGTTAACCTCGTTGCGGTAATTGAAAATGAAGATCCGGATAATTTTAATTTGCCTGACTGGTTTAATATTGATAAAAAACGGATTGACGAATACGTCCCCCAAGTATTGTCCGGCGATAAAATTCCAGGCTTGCATTACACCTACGGGAACCGCCTGCAAGGGCATTTTAAGGTAAACCAAATTGAGCGGATTATCCGCCGGCTAAAGGAAGATATTAACGCCCGCGAGGCGATCGGGGTCTTGTTCGACCCCAATATCGATTTTGAAGCCGAACACCGGCCATGCATTGTTTTAGTCCAGGCTTTGAGAAACCATTTTTGCCTTTCTTTTACCGCTTATGTCCGGTCGCATGATGTTTTCGGCGGCTGGCCGTTGAACGCTTTTGGGTTAAGGAAACTGCAAAAGCAGATTGCTGACGCCGCCGGAGTGCCGATGGGGCCCCTTACCTTAATTTCCGCGAGCGCTCATATTTACGATTTTAACTGGAACGAAGCTTTGAAAATGGTTAATGAAAATCTGCGAAATGATTTCGAAATCGATCCGCGCGGATATTTTAAAATCGATATTGATAAAGAAAAAAAGGAAATTATTACTGAACATTTTACGCCGGAAGGGTTAAAGCTCCAAAAGTTTACCCAAACAATTGACGCGCCGGACGCGGCAAAAATTCTAGCCCGTAAAATCGAAGAGACTT